ATCTTTTCTAGAGAATGGCACGATGGCTTACCTTGCCCGACTGAGGAGGGAAAACTAGGTGGGGGAATAGCCGTAgattcatgaattttattttgcatttctttttcgtTTACCAACGTCCTCGTCTCTAACGGaactttattttaattcaatgaTTTTGTAGACAAGCGTACTACTAAGCCCAAGCTCAGCTTAGTTAACAAAGCCAGCTTAGATAAAATCCTACAAGCCGAGGTGTACGTGAATGAAGTTGACGGTCAACTCCAAGCAGCCCATCTAATTCTTGGGTACACACCACTTTCATTCGCATTCCAAGTGCCTAAGTACGTGATCAAGGCTCGCGACCCTCAACTCTACCGCATCAACGTTGCTTTCAAAGGATTCATTGTTCCAAAGGGTATCCCACTCCCTCAAGATACTTCCCGCACCCAACCTCTTTTTGTGGCCACTCCTTCAATTGGAGCATCCTTATCCCAGCCCGTTCTCGAGGAAGAGgaaggaaaggaagaagaagaaggagaagaagaagaaagaagcttGGAGGAGGTTGTGGACTTGTTAGACTCCTCGGACGAATTTGAGGTTTTCAACCAGACTCTACCTCTCGAGGACATTTCTGAAGCAATAGGTGTCTAAAGGAAGCCCCAGAAGAGTTTATTGGAGCTGATAGAAAATTAGCCTGGGAAAGGTGCATCGGGGAAATCTACACAGTCTCAGATTCCCCCTCCTCTTCCTAAATCTCCTCCTCCTACTCATCACCAAACTCAGCCACTCAAACCTGAAcctgccaaaaagaaaaagggagcaGAGAGATAAAGAGGTGGTTGAGACCGGAAGATCCCATTCGACCCGGGAGGATGAGGCCCAAAGAGTTGCGAAGCAGCAAAGGGTCAGCCACACTTCACAACATGGCCTGGATAGGTTGGACACACAGCCTCTAGAGCCACGAGCGTGGCTCCCAGCACCAATGCACGGTGGGGAGCCCCTGAGGGATGATGCATCACTCAGGGACTTCAACGGTGGCATTGGGTGCCACGTTGCCTCGGCCGTGGAGGAGGCCTTGCTGCTCCCTAAAGACATGGCCGAGTTGAAGAACATGAGGAAGAATGAGGTTTTCCTCAACTGCAAAAGATATTTGGGAATGGTACAATGTTaacctcctttctttttttacttacaattattatttgtagACATATATCTTTTGTTGGCTATGGTACTAatctttcctccttttttttttaggctatcCAAGCCATTTTCAGGCTGGAGGAGATCACTAATAATTGCTACTAGCAGTTGGATGATGAGAGGAAAAGACGAACGGCAACTGTGCAATCACTGACTATCTCTGAACATAGCAATGCTGACCTGAAGAAGAAACTGACCAAGGAGCAGAATGCTCGCCGTAGTGCTGACTCGGCCTTGGAAGGCGCGGAAAGACAAGCCGAGGACCAAAGGAAGTGACTGCGCAAGACAACTGACTAGTTGACTGCAGCCAGGGAACAGATGGCAGCGCTCAAGAAGCAACTTGAAGAGGCCCAAAGGCTAAAGGATTAGGCTGAGAAGGCAAGGATTGAGGCCAAGAAGGCTAAGGACGAGGCCGAGCAGAAGGGTTACGACCTTGGAGTAGCTGAGATTGAGGAAACCCTTAGGGCAAAGGTCCCAGCTGTGTGTCACATTTATTGCTCCCAAACTTGGGATGAAGCCCTTAAccgagctggggttgaggcttcatctGAGTTGAGGAAACCAGAAAATGTGTTTTACCCTTCTGCAATACAAGCCTCGGACCTTCCTTTTGCTCAAGATGAGGTGGCTTTTATAGTTATGGGTTCGAATAAAGAAGTACAGCCTCAAGATCCTGTTGTTCCCGGCCAGCAAGAGCCAACAAAAGAAACTGATGCTTCCTAAGAGCTACCCTCGGCCAAGGCTGCAGTTGATCCCGAGACAGGAGCAGCTTCCCAAGGCTTCCAGCAAGACTTGGCTTCAACTGTCTTGCCTACCGAGGGAGCCTCTAAAGATAAAGAAGGAACAACTACTTCAGAGGCAGATAACCTGGCCAACAAAACCTCCAAGCTCCAGATCAAGTTGAAGAAATGAGGATTGCCTTGTAATATAATTATGACTTTTGTAGAGGGTTTTGTCCccttttttttgacatattttaatgaagtacGCATTTTTGAACTCTTGAATTCGTTTGAGTtattgttcatttcatttttatttgatctgTTTTGTTGTCTTGGTTTTGAGTAGTTTTCATCTTGACTACCTTTTGTTTGTACAAgagaaaaaacataatttacaCAAGCTTTTAATTGGCAGTTAAAATGGATGATAACCATTGAGTCTGTAACATCACATAGATATATTTTGGATACATATATATCCATTCTAACAAGTTTAACCTTAAGAAAACGTCCAAAAGTTTGATTAAATAAAGTTAAGTCCAGAGCACCTCAGTATGCTTTAAATGATTCTCACAGGCTTATTGGGGTTTATATCTTTACTAGGTAATTACAAACCCTATGATCCGAGAATGGGAATTAGGGGTTTACTCCCTTTAAATGCTCAAGTTTATGTTGCACTAGCATTGTAATAACAAGAGGCTGTATTAATTTCTATTGAACCAGCTTAATGCTTCAATAGACGTCATAAAATGGATTATAACCATTGAGTCTGTAACATCACATTGATATATTTTGGATACATATATATCCATTCTAACAAGTTTAACCTTAAGAAAACATCCAAAAGTCTGATTAAATAAAGTTAAGTCTAGAGCACCTTAGTATGCTTTAAATGATGCTCACAGGCTTATTGGGGTTTATATCTTTACTAGGTAATTACAAACCCTGTGATCCGAGAATGGGAATTAGGGGTTTACTCCCTTTAAATGCTCAAGTTTGTGTTGCACTAGCATTGTAATAACAAGAGGCTGTATTAATTTCTATTGAACCAGCTTAATGCTTCTATAGACGTCAtaaggtattaatttccactaaatttgtgGTATGAGGAacttgacataacttagtttctgtttaatacttcaatagatgacatagggtattaatttccactaaatttgtggtctgaggaacttgacataacttagtttctgtttaatacttcaatagatggcatagggtattaatttccactaagtttttGGTCTGAGGAacttgacataacttagtttttgtttaatacttcaatagatggcatagggtattaatttccattaagtttgtggtccgaggaacctgacataacttagtttctgtttaatacttcaatagatgtcatagggtattaatttccactaaatttgtggtccgaggaacctgacataactaagtttctgtttaatacttcaatagatgtcatagggtattaatttccactaagtttgcggtCCGAGGAACTTGACAtaacttaatttctgtttaatatttcaatagaTGAGGAAACACATGACATATGATCAggataaactaaaagaaaactGAGCAggactattttttattaataataatacctctttagattatttacattccaaggatggagtacagctttttcatctaggtcttccAAATAATAGGCACCTATTCCTACCACTGAAGTAATCCGATAAGGTCCCtcccaattaggccccaatttTCTCCAGGttggattcttggtggttccCAAAACTTTCCTCAATACCAGATCTCCTACAGCCAATGGCCTCAGCTTTACATTGGTATCgtaaccttgcttgagtttatgcTGGTAGTAAACCAGTTGGACCATTGCATTCTCCCTTCGCTCTTCGATCAAGTCCAGACTTTTCTCCAACAGCCCATCATTACCGCCCGGGGTAAATGCACTAGTTCTCTACATTGGGAAACCAGTTTCTAGAGGGATTATGGCCTTGGCTCCGTATGTCATTGAGAAAGGGGTCTCCCTTGTTGACCATCGAGGCATTGTTCAATACGTCCAAAGGACATGTGGTaattcctccacccatttgCCCTTTgcgtcgtccaacctctttttaAGTCCATTCATTATAACCTTGTTAACAGCTTCAGCTTGCCTATTCCTTTGAGGATAggccggagtggaatatctattctttatccCTAAGTCAGAACAGTATTGTCTGAATGCTTTACTATCGAACTGAAGGCCATTATCCGAGATAAGGGTGTGGGGAGCATCGAAAAGAGTAATAATACTCTTCCAGATAAACCTTTTAACATCTACGTCTCTGATATTTGTCAAAGGTTCAGCTTCGATccacttagtgaaataatcCGTGCCGACCAGcagatactttttgtttcctagtGCTTTAGGAAAAGGACCTATAATATCTAAACCCTATTGAGCAAAAGGCTAAGGGCTAGAAAGAGGATTAAGAACTCCTCCAGGCTGGTGGATGTTTGGAGCGAATCTCTGACATTGGTCACATTTTCTAATATACTCTTGCGCTCctttctgcatatttggccaccagtatccttgagtGATTGCGCTGTGAGATAGGGATCTTCCCCCCGTGTGACTtccgcaaattccttcatgcagTTCTTTTAGAAGTGAATCGGATATCTCGGGATGCACACAAAGCAGATATGGCCCAGAAAAAGAACGTTTATACAACTTTTTGTCTTCGGACAACCAAAACCAAGGAGctttcattcatattttctcagcttctatTTTCTCCTCAGGCAATATATCGCTTTCGAGGAATAGGAGTATAGGGTCCATCTAGCTCGGCCCCAAGTTGACTTGATGGATCTGGAGCAAGTCCTTCCTTATTAGGGTAGGGGTGCATAAATCCTCAACAATTATCACCCGAGGCAAATTCCATGCCGAGGAGGTAGCAAGGGTTGCCAAGGAATCTGCATGGGTATTCTCACCTCTGGGAATATGTGAGAAATCAAAGGATTCGAATTTCGTTTGCACACGCCTAACTTGACTCAAATATTCCTGCATTCTTGTATCTCGGGCTTCCAGTTCCCCTTTTACCTAGCCGACAATCAATCTTGAATCTGAGAACACTTCCACTGTCTTTCCGcccattttctggaccataGTCATTCCCACCAGCAAAGCTTCATATTCCGCTTCGTTATTTGTAGCCGAGAAGCCCAACCTTAAGGACTTTTCAATGATGATCTTTTCAGGGGATaccagaactagccccactcctgCTCCCCGTTGGTTTGCTGCTCCGTCTACATATAATTTCCAGGATGAGGTGTCTTGTGTGGAAATTAAACCAatcgatttttcatccatgccatGTTGCTTCACCTCTACTTTTTCTAGAAGTTCAGCGAACTCGGCTACTAGATTAGCAATGACCTGGCCTTTCACAGAGGTACGTGGCATATATTTGATGTCGAAAACCCCCAAAATCGTGCCCTATTTAGCAATCCTCCAAGTATAATCTGCATTTCTAAGTATGGATTTGAGCGGTAATTGAGTTAGAACCACCACGGTGTGCGCCTGAAAATAATGGGGGAGTTTTTGTGTAGCGTGCACTACTACCAAGATAGCCTTTTCTAGTGATAAATACCGCACTTCGACTTCATGAAGTGACTTACTTACGTAATAGACTGGTCTTTGGATGCCACTGTCTTCTCGTATCAGAACAAAACTTAGGCATGAGAGGCCACCGCCAAGTAGGCAAACaggacctcatccacctcagggctggacatgataggtggctGAGATAAGTACTCTTTCAGTTGCTGAAATGCTACAGCACATTCTTCAGTccactcaaaccctttccacttatgcagtaaaaagaaaaagggtctACACCTATCGGCTGACCTAGATATAAATCGGTTCAAAGCAGCAGTCATCCTTGTCAGTTTCTACACCTCcttgggattccgaggtgcttgTAAGCTGTTAATAGTCTTAATCTGATCTGGGTTCACCTCAATTCCCCTGTGAGTCACCATGTATCCCAAGAACTTTCCGAAACTTACACCAAATGAACACTTTGAAGCATTCAAACGTAACTTGTGCCTTCTCAGAATTCCAAAGATGCTCGTAAAATCTCCCACATGCTCGGATACCACTTTACTttttacaaccatatcatcgatatagacttcaatgttCCTACTCAATTGTGGTTCGAACATCTTAGTCATCATCTGTTGATAAGTAGACCctacatttttcaaaccaaagggcattactttgtaatgATAGTTTCCTATGGGAGTAACAAAAACTGTCTTTTCTTGATCATCCAATGCTaacggtatttggtgatatccttggaaggcgtccaaaaAGCTCATTCGTGGATGACCTactgttgcatccaccaactggtctatcCTTGGCATAGGAAAGGGATCCTTGAGACAAGCCTTATtaaggtccgtgaagtccacataCACTCGCCATTTTCCAGTCTTTTTTTTCACCACCACCATGTTGGCTAaccattgaggataaaaaacttctttgatagctCCTGCCTGCTTGAGCTTGACCACTTCATTTATGACAGGCTCAGTGTGCTCTTTTGATGGATGCCAAGGTGGCTGTCTCTTCGGAGTAATGGAAGGATTAACATTGAATTAATGACAGATGAAGCTTAGGTCTATACCCGGGGTTTTATACGCGCTCCATGCtaacacatcaacattttctctaaggaattcaaccaaTTGCTCCCTCTCCTACAAAGGAAGTTTAGCCCTAACCTGAAAGAATTTCTCCGGATCATCACTAACGATTACCATCTCTAGATCTTCGCATTTTGCCTCATCGGCTGGTCCATTTAGAGGTAATGCCGGGGTTTTTGATTGTTATAAACCATTATCCACGGTGACTGAGGTCTCAGCCTCTGATCGATGTTGAATGGCTACTATTAGGCATTGTCGGGCTGTAGCCTAACTCCCTACTATCTCTAGAACCTGGCTTCCGGATGGGTACTTCACCTTTTGGTATAGAGTAGAGGAGATGGCCCCAaggtatgaagccaaggtctgcccaTAATAGCCGTGTAGGGAGAGAAAACATCTACAACGACGAAGTCCACTTCCATCACATCTGTACTGGTCTGCACAGGCAATCTGACCTGACCTTTTGGGACAACCATTCTTCCCTCAAAGCTCACCAGAGGAGAACCGTAGGCCGTCAAGTTTTCAGGTTTCAGATTTAGCCCCCTATAcaaatcagggtacattatgTCAACAGCACTGCCCTGGTTAATCATCACCCTTTTCATACCGTACCCACCAATTCTCAGCGTAACAACAAGAGCATCATCATGaggctgtatggttccaactTTGTCCTCATCTAAAAAACTCAACACTAACGGGATGCCCAACTTGGCTCTCTTGGGTATTGAGCTTGACTCCTCGGCTCAAGAACGGGATGCCGACATTACCCTGGAGGGACAAGATCCCGTCCTTCCCGGGGCagcaaaaataacatttattgtgCTAAGGGGGAGTTTCGAAGAAGCATCTCCGCAAAGCTCTGAGCTCGCTTGGCTTACTCGAGCACTAGAATGATGCAAGTGTTgcttcaacttcccttctcgaACTAACTGGTCTAAATGGTCCCACAAATTTCTGCAATCCTCAGTTGTGTGtccatgatcctgatgatagtggcaataaagGTTCTGGTTGCGTCTCATAGGATCTCCtgccatcttatttggccatttgaagaacggttcattcttaatcttctctagTACTTATTGCACTGGCTCTCGAAACACATCATTAACTGCCTGAACATTGGCAAGTCTTGACTGCCCAACAAAGTCTTTCTAAGGTCGGTTATTATTATACtagtccgacctgaaatccatCATCTCTTGAGGGATCATCTTAGCCTTTCCCTTCCCCTGCAGctggtcttcttctactcttctgTATTTGCCAATCCGATCCATCAATTAACGTACACTAGTAACTGGTTTACCAGTCAGagatttcctca
This genomic stretch from Quercus robur chromosome 4, dhQueRobu3.1, whole genome shotgun sequence harbors:
- the LOC126722388 gene encoding uncharacterized protein LOC126722388; this translates as MAGDPMRRNQNLYCHYHQDHGHTTEDCRNLWDHLDQLVREGKLKQHLHHSSARVSQASSELCGDASSKLPLSTINVIFAAPGRTGSCPSRPHDDALVVTLRIGGYGMKRVMINQGSAVDIMYPDLYRGLNLKPENLTAYGSPLVSFEGRMVVPKGQVRLPVQTSTDVMEVDFVVVDVFSPYTAIMGRPWLHTLGPSPLLYTKR